One genomic region from Leptospira licerasiae serovar Varillal str. VAR 010 encodes:
- a CDS encoding DUF1566 domain-containing protein, protein MKRLTLLFLFSYLSLANCGSDSKQDLSGLLLLLAGGGGLNSFHCGQTVANPVTFANANDAYINSVNNDSFITALGGNNCGTATLVDNDNGTVTDSKNHFLWTLCTGFNSGTGTISLYDYVTGDCNAGSVTANDFNITQAEAETFCDNLTLAGHSDWMLPDAIQLYSLYSSTNPFALSSFGTKSSLARVGGAWSTTQRNSQSIVNVYGSATDRFFSTNATSTAISSFICVAKL, encoded by the coding sequence ATGAAACGTCTGACATTGTTATTCTTATTTTCTTATCTTTCTTTAGCCAATTGTGGTAGTGATTCCAAACAAGATCTAAGCGGTTTACTATTATTATTGGCAGGAGGCGGGGGATTAAATTCTTTCCATTGCGGTCAGACGGTTGCGAATCCTGTAACGTTTGCGAATGCTAATGATGCTTATATTAATAGCGTCAACAACGACTCTTTTATCACAGCGTTGGGAGGAAATAACTGCGGGACAGCGACTCTCGTGGACAATGATAATGGAACGGTTACTGATTCCAAAAATCACTTTTTATGGACTTTGTGCACTGGATTCAATTCCGGAACCGGAACCATTTCATTATATGATTATGTGACTGGGGATTGTAATGCGGGCTCCGTTACCGCGAATGATTTCAATATTACCCAAGCCGAAGCGGAAACATTCTGTGATAATTTAACGTTAGCTGGTCATTCCGATTGGATGCTACCAGATGCAATTCAATTGTATTCTTTGTATAGCTCAACGAATCCTTTTGCTTTGAGTTCTTTTGGAACTAAAAGCTCTTTGGCAAGGGTGGGGGGAGCTTGGTCAACTACTCAAAGAAATTCGCAGAGCATCGTAAATGTTTATGGAAGTGCAACTGATCGATTCTTTTCTACTAACGCTACTTCAACAGCGATTTCTAGTTTCATCTGCGTAGCAAAATTATGA